ATCGCCCAGAGCGGACCGAAGGCCAAACCGACCAGAAAACCTGTACCGACCAATAGCGCCATTGCGACCGTTTCCGTCGGTGCGGCCACTACGCCATACAGCACCGGGCCCGCCGCGAGGTTCACCACGATGGCCTGCACTTTCCGCTTGCCGCTGAATACCTTGTCGGAAAGCCAACCGCCGAGCGGCTGCGCGATCCCGAGCGCCAGAAATGGCAAACCGGAGAAGATGCCCATTTTCACCAGTTCAAAACCGCGCGCTTTGACCAGATAGCTGGGCAGCCAGGAGAGTAAACCAAAGAAGGCGCACATAAAGCCGAAGTAGGTCAGCGCCAACAAGGCGATGTTCCGGTTTTTCAGGACGCTCATCAGACCGACGCTGACTTCGTCCGTAGCGGCTGTCGCGATTTCCGTCTGCCCGCTTTTGATGTACTGCAGTTCTTCCTTGCTGATTTCCGGATCTTCTTCCGGCGAGTTCTTCACTAAAAAGTACAATAAGGGAAGAACGACAAAACCGAGACCACCGAAGATATAAAAGAGCGCATGCCAGCCCCAAAGGCCGATAATCGCGACCGCGATCGGCGGCGCGATCGCCGGTCCGAACGAGCAGGCCGAAGTAAAGATCGCGTTAGCGGTCGCCCGTTCCTGATTCGGAAACCAATTGCTGTTCAGCTTGAAGGCGCAGGGCGGTTGAAAACCTTCGCCGATGCCGAACAGTACGCGTACGATGAAGAATTGGGAAAAAGAACGCGCCACGCCTGTCGCGATCGTCATGATCGACCACCAGACCAGAGCCACCAAGAGCACCTTTTTCGGCCCGACTTTATCGCTCAGATAGCCGCCGGGGATTTGAAAGACAGTATATGAAATAAAGAAGGCGCTAAACAGATAACCGACCTGCTCCGGCGACAATGAGAACTCCTTGGATATCAGGGGCATCGCGACTGATAAGTTTACCCGATCCAGAAACGCCACGAAAAATATGAGCCAAGATACAGCTAAGACAACCCAACGTTTTTTCATCTAATTTCCCCTCCTGTAGATTTCCTTCCTCGATCTGCAAGGTCTGCCGCCTAGTTTCTTTTCGCCTGCCGCTTTAGTTTCCAATCATGATGTTCAGGATTTCCACGTCGGTGGATCGCATGCCGCAGCAGCCCATGCGCCCGATATTTTGTACGGTCTGTTCATAATCTTTTTCCACCAGACCTTCGCCGAATGGGAAAAAGAGATTTTGTTTCGCCATTTCATAACCCA
The Azotosporobacter soli DNA segment above includes these coding regions:
- a CDS encoding MFS transporter, which encodes MKKRWVVLAVSWLIFFVAFLDRVNLSVAMPLISKEFSLSPEQVGYLFSAFFISYTVFQIPGGYLSDKVGPKKVLLVALVWWSIMTIATGVARSFSQFFIVRVLFGIGEGFQPPCAFKLNSNWFPNQERATANAIFTSACSFGPAIAPPIAVAIIGLWGWHALFYIFGGLGFVVLPLLYFLVKNSPEEDPEISKEELQYIKSGQTEIATAATDEVSVGLMSVLKNRNIALLALTYFGFMCAFFGLLSWLPSYLVKARGFELVKMGIFSGLPFLALGIAQPLGGWLSDKVFSGKRKVQAIVVNLAAGPVLYGVVAAPTETVAMALLVGTGFLVGLAFGPLWAMPMESVKRSHVGMATGVMNAGGSIGGILSPIIIGYLVGMSGYNAAFVFMGGALVFTALVVSLVKLPPKAETQLESAAG